Proteins from a genomic interval of Fundulus heteroclitus isolate FHET01 chromosome 21, MU-UCD_Fhet_4.1, whole genome shotgun sequence:
- the LOC118556212 gene encoding leukocyte cysteine proteinase inhibitor 1-like, with amino-acid sequence MAGRLGVWTEVKAATEETQDICDMLKSQAEAKWTKQSYQIFKAIEYRVQPVAGTNFLIKVHVGGNEYLHIYAFQSPLQEGQIKTLLKRVEKHKEGDPLEPIKPWD; translated from the exons ATGGCGGGAAGGCTTGGAGTATGGACAGAGGTAAAGGCTGCCACTGAAGAAACTCAGGACATCTGTGATATG TTGAAGAGCCAAGCAGAGGCAAAGTGGACCAAACAGAGTTACCAAATCTTTAAGGCCATTGAATACAGGGTCCAACCAGTGGCAGGAACAAACTTTCTCATCAAG GTTCATGTGGGAGGAAATGAATACCTCCATATTTATGCCTTCCAAAGCCCGCTGCAGGAGGGGCAGATTAAAACCTTGCTAAAGAGggtagaaaaacacaaagaaggagATCCTCTGGAACCCATCAAACCTTGGGACTGA